A window of the Vigna angularis cultivar LongXiaoDou No.4 chromosome 3, ASM1680809v1, whole genome shotgun sequence genome harbors these coding sequences:
- the LOC108324444 gene encoding uncharacterized protein LOC108324444 — MKGNASDIVICPKPRRVRVFPAKSLRWKCWQQDEESNSKAGTEHLDINSLIQDRDVSSPPFFLGSPPMRVANPLIQDAEFGYQKHASPISLSPSSVSSSSPLRKGGCVRMSFGIKSAEVRVVGFDCHVGTFV; from the coding sequence ATGAAGGGAAATGCAAGTGACATTGTTATTTGTCCTAAACCGAGAAGAGTTAGGGTTTTTCCAGCAAAGTCATTGAGATGGAAATGTTGGCAACAAGATGAAGAGTCAAATTCAAAAGCAGGGACAGAACATTTAGACATCAATTCTTTGATCCAAGATAGAGATGTTTCGTCACCCCCATTTTTTCTTGGCTCTCCTCCTATGAGAGTTGCTAACCCTTTGATCCAAGATGCAGAATTTGGATATCAAAAACATGCATCTCCGATTTCATTGTCTCCTTCTTCTGTTTCATCATCTTCCCCACTCAGAAAAGGAGGGTGTGTGAGAATGAGTTTTGGAATCAAATCAGCTGAAGTTAGAGTAGTAGGGTTTGATTGCCATGTTGGAACTTTTGTTTGA
- the LOC108325717 gene encoding probable 2-oxoglutarate-dependent dioxygenase AOP1, which translates to MGSETECELPVVDFTKQNLKDSTHTWLSTCQVVRSALEDHGGFLALYDNISSETYDSVYSEMKKFFDLPTETKRRKTTDKPIFSYSGQRPQIPLYESAGIMNPLSFQDCQKYTHVMWPQGNHAFCESVNSYAKEIVEVDHIVKRMMFESYGVERKKLECLLESTEYVLRGYKYRIPEVGESNLGVAPHSDTALLTILNQKVEGLAVKLKNGKWFEVGVSPSLFLVMAGDALMVWSNGRIRACEHRVIVKSKKERYSMGLLSYAGKIMEAEEELVDEEHPLRYKPLDHYGYLRFFLTQEALKSDSRIKAYCGI; encoded by the exons ATGGGATCCGAAACAGAGTGTGAGCTACCAGTGGTAGACTTCACTAAGCAAAATCTGAAAGATTCTACACATACATGGCTTTCAACTTGTCAAGTAGTTCGTAGTGCTCTTGAGGATCATGGTGGTTTCTTGGCACTCTATGATAACATAAGTTCGGAAACATATGACTCTGTTTACTCAGAAATGAAGAAATTTTTTGACCTCCCAACAGAAACAAAACGAAGGAAAACCACTGATAAACCTATATTCAGCTACTCTGGCCAGCGACCTCAGATTCCTTTATATGAATCCGCAGGTATCATGAATCCACTCAGCTTTCAGGATTGTCAGAAATACACACATGTTATGTGGCCACAAGGAAATCATGCTTTCTG TGAAAGTGTAAATTCGTATGCGAAGGAAATAGTGGAAGTGGATCATATTGTGAAGAGAATGATGTTTGAGAGCTATGGAGTGGAGAGGAAGAAACTTGAGTGTTTACTTGAATCAACTGAATATGTTCTTAGAGGATACAAATACAGAATACCAGAAGTGGGTGAGAGTAATTTGGGAGTGGCTCCTCATTCTGACACTGCTCTTCTAACTATACTCAATCAGAAGGTAGAAGGCTTGGCTGTCAAATTGAAGAATGGCAAATGGTTTGAAGTCGGTGTTTCACCTTCCTTGTTCTTGGTCATGGCTGGTGATGCATTGATG GTATGGAGTAATGGAAGAATACGAGCTTGTGAACACAGAGTTATAGTAAAgtcaaagaaagaaagatactCAATGGGACTACTTTCATATGCTGGTAAGATAATGGAAGCAGAAGAGGAGCTAGTTGATGAGGAACATCCTCTACGTTATAAACCACTTGACCACTATGGATACCTACGTTTCTTTCTCACTCAAGAAGCCTTAAAATCTGATTCTCGGATCAAGGCATACTGTGGTATTTGA
- the LOC108325611 gene encoding protein GAST1, which yields MPTNLTILLFCLLPMLLLFKETHAKTVVAATTTDSPTPAPAPAPAQEPQPNKSQHGSTEGSLQPQECGPRCAERCSKTQYKKPCLFFCQKCCAKCLCVPPGTYGNKEVCPCYNNWKTKRGGPKCP from the exons ATGCCTACAAACCTAACCATCCTTCTCTTTTGCCTGCTTCCAATGCTTCTTCTTTTCAAGGAGACTCAT GCTAAGACTGTTGTTGCTGCTACTACCACTGACTCTCCAACTCCAGCACCAGCACCAGCACCAGCACAAGAACCTCAGCCTAACAAG TCACAGCATGGGAGCACTGAAGGCAGTCTTCAACCACAAG AATGTGGTCCTCGTTGTGCGGAGAGATGTTCAAAGACACAGTACAAGAAACCTTGTTTGTTCTTCTGCCAGAAGTGTTGTGCCAAATGTCTGTGTGTTCCCCCTGGAACCTATGGCAACAAGGAAGTATGTCCCTGCTACAACAACTGGAAGACCAAAAGGGGAGGACCCAAATGCCCTTGA
- the LOC108325663 gene encoding probable F-box protein At5g04010 has protein sequence MSPPPWEALILVATYLDPKTLTIASCVSKSWFSSMSSDHVWKPLLTTQFPSLAILSSAVAYRRLFVMGHAAAARRSQRPPKPSLSLEDLVFSVSVSTRDGVVASGVRAGETLRMETAGVFRFGVGCDGGVVLKEGEEEVRVTWNVVLKGWGGVFTAVEREGKVRLVGGGEGWFWEELPAPGCCSVAVASALVGDLKVGMCEEKGGNGVRVEEVGVGILRVVDWRYVSVEDGLRYFQHFLLTNHVT, from the coding sequence ATGTCACCACCACCATGGGAAGCTCTCATTCTCGTAGCCACCTACCTTGACCCCAAAACCCTAACCATAGCTTCTTGCGTGTCAAAGTCATGGTTCTCTTCCATGTCATCCGATCACGTTTGGAAGCCTCTCTTGACTACCCAATTTCCCTCTCTGGCCATCCTTTCCTCTGCCGTCGCCTACCGCCGCCTTTTCGTGATGGGCCACGCGGCTGCCGCTCGCCGCAGCCAGAGGCCCCCGAAGCCGAGTCTCTCGCTCGAGGACCTTGTCTTTTCCGTCTCCGTCTCCACCCGCGATGGTGTTGTGGCTTCCGGCGTGAGAGCGGGTGAGACATTGCGCATGGAGACGGCGGGGGTGTTTCGCTTTGGAGTGGGGTGTGACGGCGGCGTGGTTTTGAAGGAGGGGGAGGAGGAGGTGAGGGTGACGTGGAACGTGGTGCTGAAAGGGTGGGGAGGGGTTTTCACGGCGGTGGAGCGCGAGGGGAAGGTGAGGCTGGTGGGTGGTGGAGAGGGGTGGTTCTGGGAGGAGCTTCCGGCGCCGGGGTGCTGCTCCGTCGCGGTGGCGAGTGCGTTGGTGGGGGATTTGAAAGTGGGGATGTGTGAAGAGAAGGGTGGGAATGGAGTGAGGGTGGAAGAAGTTGGTGTGGGGATTTTGAGGGTTGTCGATTGGAGGTACGTTAGCGTTGAAGATGGACTTAGGTATTTCCAACATTTTCTTCTCACTAATCATGTAACATAA